Proteins encoded together in one Larus michahellis chromosome 4, bLarMic1.1, whole genome shotgun sequence window:
- the RBL2 gene encoding retinoblastoma-like protein 2 isoform X3: MISDDLVNSYHLLLCALDLVYGNALQCPNRKELLNPNFKGLPEDFHSKDYKVSSDPPCIIEKLCSLHYGLVLEAKGIKEHFWKPYIRKLFDKKLLKGKDENLTGFLDPGNFGDSFKAINKAYEEYVLSVGNLDERIFLGEDADEEIGTLTRCLNTTSGMETAERVQVKHNLQQHFDRSKSLRITTPLTGRKYIKESNPYVTPVSIATYSLSRLHTMLAGLKNAPSENLEQILRACSRDPSQSIANRVKEMHEVYCQSMQAEGEFSNFSKDVASKHFRRAEVLYYKVLEAVIEQERRRLGDADLSAILEQDVFHRSLLACCLEIITFTYKPPGNFPLITEIFDIPVYHFYKVIEVFIRAEDGLCREVVKHLNHIEEQILESMAWKQESILWDRIRDNDNKVPSCEEVMPPQYFERSAGNSVVGSPLTPRRINEVRAETGGLGKGLSSSPTTLYDRYSSPTANPTRRRLFVENDNTSDSGTPVRVSQQPVVNTVPVQNMNPEAMSVTPVPGQTLVTVATATVTANNGQTVTIPVQGIANENGGITFFPVQVNVGTQPQTVSGPIQPLSAQALAGPLNTQLSGAALQLPGQLTVQQVSPGEQRQSQPFTTAASLRPRKMGSLSLFFRKVYHLASVRLRDLCVKLDISDELRKKIWTCFEYSLVHCPEIMMDRHLDQLLMCAIYVMAKVTKEDRSFQNIMRCYRTQPQAKSHVYRSVLIKGRRRRRSGSSDSSSQQNSPTDRSKERNKERSSRDSSPVMRSSSTLPVPHPSSAPPTPTRLTGANSDTEEEERGDLIQFYNNIYIEQIKEFALKYTSNAIDSPPLSPYPFVRMGSPRRVQLSQNHPVYISPHKNESTLSPREKIFYYFSSSPSKRLKEINSMVRTGETPTKKRGILLEDGTEAPAKRICQENHTALLRRLQDVANDRGSH, translated from the exons ATGATCAGTGATGACTTGGTCAATTCCTACCATCTCTTGTTATGCGCTTTGGATTTAGTGTATGGAAACGCTCTCCAGTGTCCTAACCGTAAAGAGCTTCTGAATCCTAATTTTAAAG GTCTGCCTGAAGACTTTCACAGTAAGGATTATAAAGTATCATCTGATCCTCCCTGCATCATTGAAAAACTGTGCTCATTACATTATGGGTTAGTTCTAGAAGCAAAAGGCATAAAGGAACATTTTTGGAAGCCATACATTCGGAAACTTTTTGACAAAAAG CTtctaaaaggaaaagatgaaaatttGACTGGATTTCTAGATCCTGGGAACTTCGGAGACAGCTT CAAAGCCATCAACAAAGCCTATGAGGAGTATGTTCTGTCAGTAGGAAATCTCGACGAGAGAATATTTCTTGGGGAGGATGCAGATGAAGAAATTGGAACCCTCACAAGGTGCTTAAATACAACTTCAGGAATGGAAACAGCTGAAAGAGTCCAAGTGAAGCATAATTTGCAGCAGCACTTTGACAGG tcCAAATCCCTTAGGATTACAACCCCACTTACTGGCCGCAAGTATATTAAAGAGAGCAACCCGTACGTGACACCGGTTTCCATAGCAACATACAGTTTGAGCCGCCTTCACACCATGCTGGCAGGACTGAAAAATGCTCCCAGTGAAAATCTGGAGCAAATACTCAG ggcaTGTTCCAGAGATCCTTCTCAATCTATTGCAAACAGAGTAAAAGAAATGCATGAAGTCTACTGCCAGAGCATGCAGGCCGAAGGAGAATTCAGTAATTTTTCCAAAG ATGTTGCTAGTAAGCATTTTCGTCGTGCTGAGGTGCTGTACTACAAGGTCTTGGAGGCGGTCATTGAGCaagagaggaggaggctgggagacGCTGACTTGTCC GCAATCCTGGAGCAAGACGTGTTTCATAGATCTCTGCTGGCGTGTTGCCTTGAGATAATTACCTTTACCTATAAGCCGCCTGGAAACTTCCCACTCATCACTGAAATATTTGACATTCCAGTTTATCATTTTTATAAG GTAATTGAGGTTTTCATTAGAGCAGAGGATGGCCTTTGTCGAGAAGTGGTGAAACACCTTAATCACATCGAAGAACAGATCTTGGAAAGTATGGCTTGGAAACAGGAATCCATTTTGTGGGACAGAATCAGAGATAATGACAACAAAGTTCCTAGTTGTGAAGAG GTAATGCCGCCTCAGTATTTTGAGAGATCTGCTGGGAACAGTGTTGTAGGTTCACCGCTGACACCAAGACGAATAAACGAGGTTCGCGCTGAAACTGGAGGGCTAGGAAAAG GCCTTTCATCCTCTCCAACTACGCTGTACGACAGATACAGTTCTCCTACAGCCAATCCTACAAGGCGAAGACTCTTTGTTGAGAACGATAATACCTCTGACAGTGGGACTCCAGTAAGAGTTTCCCAGCAGCCCGTGGTAAACACGGTGCCCGTGCAGAACATGAATCCCGAAGCCATGTCAGTCACTCCAGTGCCCGGCCAGACACTGGTTACAGTGGCAACTGCCACCGTGACAGCCAATAACGGGCAGACTGTGACAATACCAGTACAAG GTATCGCCAATGAAAATGGAGGAATAACTTTCTTCCCAGTCCAGGTCAATGTCGGGACGCAGCCCCAGACTGTCTCTGGCCCCATCCAGCCCCTCAGTGCCCAGGCTCTGGCTGGTCCCCTCAACACGCAGCTGAGCGGGGCGGCGCTGCAGCTGCCGGGCCAGTTAACTGTTCAGCAGGTCTCGCCGGGGGAGCAAAGACAGAGCCAGCCATTCACCACTGCCGCCTCCCTCAGGCCTCGCAAGATGGGCTCGCTTTCGCTCTTCTTTAGAAAG GTGTATCATTTGGCTAGTGTCCGTCTGCGAGACCTCTGTGTCAAACTCGACATATCTGATGAGCTGCGGAAAAAGATCTGGACGTGCTTTGAGTATTCCCTGGTGCACTGCCCTGAAATCATGATGGATAGACATTTGGATCAGCTGCTGATGTGTGCCATCTATGTAATGGCTAAG GTTACTAAGGAGGACAGATCATTTCAGAACATCATGCGATGCTATCGGACACAACCACAAGCCAAGAGCCAT GTGTATCGCAGCGTCCTGATAAAAGGCAGGAGGCGCCGCCGCTCTGGCAGCAGCGACAGCAGTAGCCAGCAGAACTCGCCTACAGacagaagcaaagagagaaacaaagaaagaa GCAGCAGGGACTCCAGCCCGGTGATGCGCTCCAGCAGCACCCTGCCCGTCCCGCACCCCAGCAGcgccccccccactcccacccgCCTGACTGGCGCCAACAGCGACACCGAGGAAGAAGAGCGAGGGGACCTCATACAATTCTATAACAACATCTACATCGAGCAGATTAAAGAATTTGCCCTGAAGTATACTTCAAATGCA ATCGATTCTCCTCCGCTCTCACCCTACCCGTTTGTAAGGATGGGCTCCCCCCGCAGAGTACAGCTCTCCCAGAACCACCCAGTGTACATCTCGCCGCACAAAAACGAGTCTACTCTCTCTCCTCGAGAGAAAATATTCTATTACTTCAGCAGCAGCCCATCTAAG aggCTAAAGGAAATCAACAGCATGGTTAGAACTGGAGAAACTCCAACAAAGAAGAGAGGCATTCTCTTAGAAGATGGTACTGAAGCACCGGCGAAGCGAATCTGTCAGGAGAATCACACTGCTCTGTTAAGACGACTACAGGACGTGGCGAATGACAGAGGGTCTCACTGA